A part of Ooceraea biroi isolate clonal line C1 chromosome 10, Obir_v5.4, whole genome shotgun sequence genomic DNA contains:
- the LOC105278315 gene encoding CDK5 and ABL1 enzyme substrate 2 isoform X1: MAAALKKNHSRRRLAALTFLSNISLDGSHRDTKLAVLSRDGPTHARTLSDGQSEQHTVLEICQSTDFEVSMEEVLDGCPEETYDSLQNETIEQTNSPLVHKNADHNSFSSDSDEVLTPAKAAVSMFLEQERSHLQLSCGVYSSFRERTGTTGSDYSLPERRMGSLQYKKRISHQTSTLSEDIKHQYNSSNESIGSVHSKAQLSKPKTKAVNNVQTVSTNSSIIPEVTKELRLMQRPVSGYKFGDDRLVLVSNQHVPFVVFSAIPYNKGQRSSWSELRKDTCRRKNVSSQRPLSAINDNIDPFGLLGIEHGKDGQEISYGQLLVPSRQFLRDKKLNLSENEAMEFAHFIPNKHHVVQRTKTITWNVDHKKWCLSYDTATNRTHYITSESPPLSYSAESKVYEWDEQSSQYNPNLLDDPELIAGKHRTLLTFTSYMASVIDYVRPSDLKKELNDKFKEKFPHIQLTLSKLRSLKREMRKIAKLEYGIDLLTVAMAYVYFEKLILRNIVTKQTRKLCAGACLLLAAKLNDVKGDILKSLIERIEGVFRLNRKDLITSEFAVLVALEFGLHLPTWEIFPHYQRLIYES; this comes from the exons GGGCCGACACACGCGCGTACACTTAGTGATGGCCAGTCGGAACAACACACGGTGCTCGAGATCTGTCAGAGCACCGACTTCGAAGTCTCCATGGAGGAGGTTCTAGACGGTTGTCCAGAGGAGACGTATGATTCCCTGCAGAATGAAACGATAGAACAGACCAATTCTCCACTAGTGCACAAGAACGCTGATCATAACTCATTCAGTTCTGATTCGGATGAAGTACTCACTCCTGCTAAGGCAGCAGTTAGCATGTTTTTGGAGCAGGAAAGAAGTCACCTGCAACTGTCATGTGGCGTGTACAGCTCGTTCAGAGAACG TACGGGAACTACGGGAAGCGATTATTCCTTACCAGAAAGACGAATGGGCTCTCTGCAGTATAAGAAGCGCATAAGTCATCAAACATCTACGCTTTCGGAAGATATTAAGCATCAGTACAACAGTAGCAACGAAAGCATCGGCTCCGTACATTCAAAAGCACAATTATCAAAACCAAAGACAAAGGCAGTGAACAATGTGCAAACTGTTTCTACAAATAGTAGCATAATACCAGAAGTTACGAAGGAATTGCGTTTGATGCAACGGCCTGTGAGTGGCTATAAATTTGGGGATGATAGACTGGTTTTGGTGTCAAACCAACATGTGCCATTCGTAGTGTTTTCTGCTATTCCATATAATAAAGGGCAGCGTTCCAGTTG GTCAGAATTACGCAAAGATACGTGTCGAAGAAAAAACGTTTCATCTCAAAGACCATTGTCAGCAATTAACGATAATATTGACCCATTCGGTTTACTGGGTATAGAACACGGTAAAGATGGTCAG GAAATATCTTACGGACAGTTATTGGTACCATCCAGGCAATTCCTAAGGGATAAAAAGCTGAATCTAAGCGAGAACGAAGCTATGGAATTTGCGCATTTTATACCCAACAAACATCACGTTGTACAAAG gacaaaaacaattacttggaATGTGGATCACAAAAAATG GTGTCTTTCTTATGACACGGCTACAAATCGTACTCATTATATAACTTCCGAGTCTCCACCGCTGTCTTACAGTGCCGAGTCCAAAG TTTACGAATGGGATGAACAGTCCTCTCAGTATAATCCAAACTTATTGGACGATCCAGAACTTATTGCTGGGAAACACAGaacgttattaacatttacgTCGTACATG GCATCTGTTATCGATTATGTAAGACCTTCCGATCtaaagaaagaattaaatgaCAAGTTCAAGGAAAAGTTTCCACACATTCAGCTGACTCTCAGTAAACTTCGCAG CTTGAAACGAGAAATGAGGAAAATCGCTAAACTGGAGTACGGCATTGATTTACTCACTGTTGCGATGGCctacgtgtactttgagaagCTTATTCTCCGGAACATCGTGACGAAACAGACACGGAAGTTATGTGCTGGTGCTTGTTTGCTTCTTGCAGCGAAATTGAATGACGTAAAGGGTGATATCCTTAAGTCGCTCATCGAG AGGATTGAGGGTGTGTTTCGTTTAAATCGTAAGGACTTAATTACATCTGAGTTTGCTGTGCTGGTAGCTTTAGAATTCGGTTTGCATCTACCAACGTGGGAAATATTTCCGCATTATCAGAGATTAATTTATGAGTCCTGA